The DNA segment TGCGCGATCGCATCATCGGCACCGTCCCCACCGGGACTTACACCGGCCTGAAGTTCACCCTGGGCGTTCCTGCCAGCCTGAACCATGCGGATACAGCCCTCGCCCCATCTCCCCTCAATCTGACCAGTCTCTGGTGGAACTGGCAATCCGGCTATAAGTTCCTTCGGATTGATCTGAAAAGTGCCGATCCCATGCCCATGATGAAGCATCATCCCCAAAAGCCAGAAGCTAAAGGGGCAGGACAGGGCGAAGCCGGGATCGCAGGCTTTCCCATTCATCTGGGCAGCACGGGATGCCACGGTGGGAGCACCAGCGAGAAACCGATGGGCTGCAGTAATCCCAATCGGGCCAGCGTCCGATTGACCGGCTTTAATCCCGAAAAAAATGTGGTAGTTCTTGATCTGGCTGAACTGGTGAGCAAGTCCCCTCTGAACCACAACCAACCCAAAACCAGTCCCGGTTGCATGTCTGATCCTGCCGATCGGGATTGTATTGGCATTATGGCTAGTCTGGGCTTGCCTTTTATGGGTAAACCTGCAAGCCCGCAAACGATCTTTCGGATTGAGTAGAACCATTGCAGCATTACCGTCGCATCATGCGAGCGATCGTCCTGGCCATCATCTTTCTCCTCTCCCTTGCCCTGAGTCAAATGCTGGCTGCTTCGCCGCCCAAAGAGGCTTACCACTGGGCCATACCTGCCGGTTTGCCTCGGCCAGTGGTGCCTGCGGATAACCCGATGACAGCTCCGAAAGTGGAATTGGGCCGACACCTGTTTTACGAAAAGCGGCTTTCGGTCACCGGTGATTATTCCTGTGCATCCTGCCATGAGCAGAAACGGGCCTTTACCGATGGCAGGCTAGTGGGGATTGGGGCCACCGGAGAACCCCATCCCCGCAATTCCATGAGTCTGACCAATGTCGCCTACAATTCGGTCCTGACCTGGGCTAATCCCCTTATGGTGCGGCTGGAAACCCAGGCCCTCGTCCCCCTGTTTGGGGAACACCCGATCGAACTGGGGCTGGTGGGTCGCGAAGCCGAGATCCTTACCTTTTTGCGTCAAGATCCTGCCTACCGGCAGCGCTTTAGCGCTGCTTTTGGGGCCGGTGATGATGCCAT comes from the Leptolyngbya sp. 'hensonii' genome and includes:
- a CDS encoding MbnP family copper-binding protein; protein product: MNSKIQTTATVGLLSILAGLSGSIVPTAVAAETQPVTLRFLAKVGKQPVSCGATYRLGKPATHQTLTDFRFYISEVALIDARGKTVPVALEQDSKWQYQTVALLDFENKTGACANGTPELRDRIIGTVPTGTYTGLKFTLGVPASLNHADTALAPSPLNLTSLWWNWQSGYKFLRIDLKSADPMPMMKHHPQKPEAKGAGQGEAGIAGFPIHLGSTGCHGGSTSEKPMGCSNPNRASVRLTGFNPEKNVVVLDLAELVSKSPLNHNQPKTSPGCMSDPADRDCIGIMASLGLPFMGKPASPQTIFRIE